The genome window GTGGGCCAACCATGGCCATGCGCACCATGTACCGTACCAGATACAACATTAAGGCGAGTTCCTTTCATGTACTTCAGCAATATAGTTATATGAGGCTCTATAACTGTTATTCGGTCACATGAAACATTCTAACTAGAGGGACAGGCTCAGATGTATGAGGCTCTCCTTGCCTCTCTGCTGCACTAACTATCTTGTTCGGTTTGGTGTCCAGGGCTCCTTGTTTGGGGACTTCTGTTCTACCTTGTGGTGTAGGGTCTGCTCTGCCTGTCAGCTGAAGAGAGACATAGATCTAAGGAAGGAGCAGGGGATCTTCTGAGCTCAGGTACAACCACGAGTCTGTCCACGTTTCACAGCACAGCTGTTTATTTTCCGATAGGGATGATCTCACCCACCCACCCTGAGTGCGTCTTTTAAACAATTGAGCTACAGCCAAATAGCTTATTACAAGGTCCCTTGCACACATCAGCGGgtactgaaagagctgctcaAATAAGAGACTGGTGTAAATGATGCCTTGCCTCAAATTTATGGTAGTGCTGTCGAAACTGTAGTGAGGCCATAACTGATCATGTAGCCTTGGACCTACTGACCCCTTCAACTTTATGTAAGTGTAACACATTGAATAATTTGTGTTCTTTGTGGCATGGTTCATCCTCATACAGTAGAGCAGGTAAAGCGTTTTAAAGACGAAATGTACTAGCGTTTACTGGTATTCATGTCTCTTTTCCTCTAGATGGCGCCAGATGCCTGAAGAAAAATATTTGAGCTCCACTTCCAGTCTTCTGAATTAGCTTTTGCTTTTGCGACAAGAAACAGAAAGCAATAAATGTCCGGTATTCTTTTTACCAAACATAATTTGCCAATATAAATGCTATTAAAACGCTCCAATGCTACAATAGTAGGACATGTATTGTGGCTTGATTATTCAGAAATTCCTAGAAATTGTGCATCATcagtcaaatatatatatatatatattctctatTAATTTTTAAGAAATGTTTCTTCCCCTTTACTGCTGGTATGGACCACTTCTATGTCACATTATaatgaataaaaataaaattattgTACACAAAATAAGTAAAAGATCATCTGAGCAGCGATATAACTCAAGTCAGTTAATAATTTCTGACACACCTCAGGGTGAAGCACTGTACACATGTATTGGTTAACCTGGTCATTAAACTTTAGGCCTACTAGTTACCCATGTTTTGCAATAGAAATAAAGGCAGTGACAAACCACAAGTCCATTGGCGATTATGGCAGATAGATtaatcatgtaattgtcaatCGGAGCCCTGCCATACAGCTGTGTTTGAAGTGTTCCCCTCTGTTGTGTGTGATATTCTCATTTATGACACCTGATAAATACACAACCGCTTGGATATCTGTGgtgatactgtgagattttgTTTAAGActagagaaaaaaaatgtgtgtcaCTGTCAATAGAGCAGAAGGGGGACTTTGGCCAGACATGAGGCCAGGTCATTGATGAACTGGTTTCCCAAACACTGATAAGAGTATATAGACATTTATTACCAAGAGAATCACTCACTATTACCAGGAGAATCACTCACCATTACCAAGAGAATCACTCACCATTACCAGGAGAAATACTCACCATTACCAGGAGAATCACTCACCATTACCAGGAGAAATACTCACCATTACCAGGAGAAATACTCACCATTACCAGGAGAAATACTCACCATTACCAGGAGAAACACTCACCATTACCAGGAGAAACACTCACCATTACCAGGAGAATTACTCACCATTACCAGGAGAATCACTCACCATTACCAGGAGAATCACTCACCATTACCAGGAGAAACACTCACCATTACCAGGAGAATCACACATTACCAGGAGAAATACTCACCATTACCAGGAGAAATACTCACCATTACCAGGAGAATCACTCACCGTTACCAGGAGAAATACTCACCATTACCAGGAGAATCACTCACCATTACCAAGAGAATCACTCACCATTACCAGGAGAAATACTCACCATTACCAGGAGAATCACTCACCATTACCAGGAGAAATACTCACCATTACCAGGAGAGTCACTCACCATTACCAGGAGAGTCACTCACCATTACCAGGAGAATCACTCACCATTACCAGGAGAAATACTCACCATTACCAGGAGAAATACTCACCATTACCAGGAGAATCACTCACCATTACCAGGAGAAATACTCACCATTACCAGGAGAATCACTCACCATTACCAGGAGAGACACTCACCATTACCAGGAGAGTCACTCACCATTACCAGGAGAAATACTCACCCTTACCAGGAGAAATACTCACCATTACCAGGAGAATTACTCACCATAGCTGACTACTGCAGTTGTCAATATGCCTGGAAAACCTACTTTTCTCCTTCTTCTCATCTTATCCTGCCTCTCAAGTAAGCATACCTCTTTACCATTGAAATGTAAATGTTTGTATGTATTGTAAATGTTGTGTCACTTTATCAACGTCAATGTTTTGTCCATCAGATGTGCAGGGGGGTAACCTCTTAAGAAGGTAATGTATCCAATTATAGTTATTTTGATACGAAGAGTTGAATAAAATACTTTTTCTTATGCAACTAAACATATTGGCAAATTTAAACTAATTAAAAGTCAGGGAGGAAAGACTCACAACATGCAACTCCTCATCACGTGCTACAACTACCAGCTGCCTGGCTGTCCCTTCAACTTTGAGCCTGTGTGTGGATCCAACGGAGTCGCTTACGCCAATGACTTGTTATACAGTGAAACAGGCTGTTTGGATCCGGATTATAGAGGGACTGTGTATAGAAAATGCATGGCTAAATCTGGTTATGTAAAAGCATTGTTATTCAATTACTACTGCAATTTATCATCCAGAAACGATTTGAGTTTCTGTATCATGCTGTTGTCCAATCAAACTGGTACAATGTAATTCTTACTGACAGGGTGTAAGTAAATTGTGATTCAAATGTTCTCTTTCAGAGAAACCAGGAGGAAGATACTAATTGTCAAATGCGGACCTTGCTGAAGAAGTCGGAATTTGCAACTTCAACAGTATAAAACATAGCTGGAACACAAATTGTGATGAAAAAGAGCAGATTAtgcagaatatactatatatatatatatatatatatatatttatttatttaaacacaAACTTCTTTTTCAACTTTTATTAATCTTTTTGTTGACGTTGCACTCCAGGTCTGACAAAATGTCTCCAAACAGAAAGTAACAAGATCCTTGCACAAGAACACAGCAGCAAATATAGAGGTTCAGTAGGAATTGCCGTGTGTCTTTCACATTTCAACCTTAATAACAAACACCTTCATTGTGGGACACCAGTGTCTGAGTCAAAGTATACACGAGATTGCAACAACTGGTAACTTGATGAGCCAATGGATTCAAGCATCCATTAATTAGTCCTATAAAGATGAATGGTAAACTCCAAGCATAATAAACAGTAGAGAAACATGCTGGAGGACCACCAGATTGGAACTTGTctcgagggagagagagcgagagacggggcACTCAGCGAAGCTCTATCAGCCCatgccaaaaaaacatctggatcTGGCTTCAACTGAACAATTTGGAGTTTGCAGTCCACAGTACCGTACGGCGATGTACGATCTTG of Salmo salar chromosome ssa01, Ssal_v3.1, whole genome shotgun sequence contains these proteins:
- the LOC106562857 gene encoding placenta-specific gene 8 protein — translated: MAAVTRQPGSYHPSDFQTGLCDVFSDCGTCCYGWWCFPCLGCSIASDMDECCLCGPTMAMRTMYRTRYNIKGSLFGDFCSTLWCRVCSACQLKRDIDLRKEQGIF